One Entomomonas asaccharolytica DNA segment encodes these proteins:
- the pyrC gene encoding dihydroorotase: MQDQITIIRPDDWHIHLRDGVALQQTVKDAASQFARAIVMPNLVPPVKNAQQARDYQQRILAAIPSGKQFEPLMTLYLTDNTTIEDIKTAKASGIVYAAKLYPAGATTNSDSGVTSLEVIYPILECMAEQGLPLLLHGEITRPEIDIFDREKYFIDEHLTKLVKHFPDLKIVLEHITTQDAVEFVKQTANNIAATITAHHLLYNRNHMLVGGIRPHYYCLPILKRNSHQQALIAAATSGNPKFFLGTDSAPHATQTKEATCGCAGCYTAFAAIELYTEAFDQADALDKLENFTSRFGPNFYNLPVNSDTITLIRKKWTAPSSLPFGDNQLTPLRAGEAIHWQYLNENNNGK; encoded by the coding sequence ATGCAAGACCAAATAACCATTATTCGTCCTGATGATTGGCATATTCATCTACGAGATGGTGTCGCATTACAACAAACAGTAAAAGATGCGGCTAGTCAGTTTGCACGTGCTATTGTGATGCCAAACTTAGTTCCACCTGTCAAAAATGCACAACAAGCTAGAGACTACCAACAACGCATTCTTGCTGCCATTCCTAGTGGCAAACAATTTGAACCCTTAATGACGCTCTATTTAACAGATAACACCACTATTGAAGATATAAAAACAGCTAAAGCTAGTGGTATTGTTTATGCTGCAAAATTATACCCCGCTGGAGCTACCACCAACTCTGACTCTGGCGTCACCTCATTAGAAGTTATCTACCCTATTTTAGAATGCATGGCTGAACAAGGGCTTCCACTGTTATTGCATGGTGAAATTACACGTCCTGAAATAGATATCTTCGATCGTGAAAAATACTTTATTGATGAACATTTAACTAAATTAGTTAAACATTTTCCTGATCTAAAAATAGTATTAGAGCATATCACTACACAAGACGCGGTTGAATTTGTAAAACAAACAGCTAATAACATAGCGGCAACGATTACCGCCCATCACTTACTTTATAACCGTAATCATATGTTAGTCGGTGGTATTCGTCCCCATTATTACTGCTTACCCATTTTAAAGCGAAATAGTCATCAACAAGCACTGATAGCCGCGGCAACTAGTGGTAATCCAAAATTCTTTTTAGGAACAGACTCTGCCCCTCATGCTACGCAGACAAAAGAGGCAACATGCGGTTGTGCTGGTTGTTATACGGCATTTGCCGCTATTGAGCTGTATACAGAAGCGTTTGATCAAGCAGATGCATTAGATAAACTAGAAAATTTTACCAGTCGTTTTGGTCCTAATTTCTACAACCTACCTGTTAATAGCGATACAATCACTTTAATACGCAAGAAATGGACTGCACCAAGCTCATTACCCTTTGGTGATAACCAATTAACCCCACTACGTGCTGGAGAAGCCATACACTGGCAATATTTGAATGAGAACAACAATGGCAAATGA
- the dnaG gene encoding DNA primase, translating into MAGLIPQTFIDDLLNRVDVVDVVGSRIQLKKSGKNYSACCPFHHEKTPSFTVSPDKQFYYCFGCGASGSALGFIMEYDHLDFPQAVEVLAKQLGLDIPYEEGSLHKGQRQSIDSPLYSLLTKATEFYQQALRTHPAKQIAVDYFKQRGLTGVIARDFGLGFAPPGWDNLIKALDADDAQQKLLIDAGLVVENADNGRRYDRFRDRVMFPIRDTKGRVIAFGGRVLGDDKPKYLNSPETPIFHKSEVLYGLYEVRKNNRHLDEIIVLEGYMDVIAMAQFGFSNGVATLGTATSEEHIKRLFRIVNNILFCFDGDAAGRKAAWRALESALPYLQDGKKVRFLFLPDGEDPDSLIRAEGEDAFRARISQQAQSLTDYFFSHLMEEAAPNSLEGKAHLASMATPLLTKMPNSGLKTLMYQKLEDLTGLDQSHLLTIKSAQKQPMKNVSTNTEYFEVATYTKINKTVEVTPALVALRHLLKKPTLITKVKNISELNEVESDYGKFLLKTITFLQKEPNLNSFQLMGKLASFDKAGLLVNLLTDEKLLNNERDLEKEFIDAILVLIKQQNETKSETQLDRLLKKGIALTDEEKSQLTELLAIKAKTK; encoded by the coding sequence ATGGCTGGGCTAATACCACAAACGTTTATTGATGACTTATTAAATCGCGTAGATGTCGTTGACGTGGTAGGGAGTCGCATTCAACTAAAAAAAAGTGGTAAAAACTATTCAGCTTGTTGTCCTTTTCATCATGAAAAAACACCTTCCTTTACGGTAAGCCCTGATAAGCAATTTTATTATTGCTTTGGTTGTGGAGCGTCAGGTAGCGCATTAGGGTTTATCATGGAGTATGACCACTTAGATTTTCCTCAAGCGGTAGAAGTGTTAGCTAAGCAATTGGGATTGGATATTCCTTATGAGGAAGGCTCATTACACAAAGGGCAACGTCAATCTATAGATTCTCCCCTATATTCACTATTAACCAAAGCAACTGAATTTTATCAGCAAGCACTAAGAACACATCCTGCCAAACAAATAGCAGTAGACTATTTTAAACAGCGTGGTTTGACTGGGGTTATTGCCCGTGATTTTGGTTTAGGTTTTGCGCCGCCAGGTTGGGATAACCTTATTAAAGCTTTGGATGCTGATGATGCTCAACAGAAATTGTTAATAGATGCAGGCTTGGTGGTAGAAAATGCTGATAACGGCCGCCGTTATGATCGTTTTCGCGATAGAGTAATGTTTCCTATTCGTGATACTAAGGGTAGGGTGATAGCATTTGGTGGTAGGGTTCTAGGCGATGATAAACCCAAATATCTTAATTCCCCAGAAACACCTATTTTCCATAAAAGTGAAGTGCTTTATGGATTATATGAGGTCAGGAAAAATAATCGCCATTTAGACGAGATTATTGTATTAGAAGGTTATATGGATGTTATTGCTATGGCTCAGTTTGGCTTTAGTAATGGTGTCGCTACCTTGGGTACAGCGACATCAGAAGAACATATAAAACGACTCTTTCGTATTGTTAATAATATATTATTTTGCTTTGATGGGGATGCAGCAGGTCGCAAAGCAGCTTGGCGCGCTTTAGAATCTGCCTTACCTTATTTACAAGATGGTAAAAAGGTTAGATTTCTATTTTTACCTGATGGCGAAGATCCAGATAGTTTAATACGGGCTGAGGGTGAAGACGCTTTTCGAGCGCGTATTAGTCAGCAAGCACAGTCTTTAACCGATTACTTTTTTAGTCATTTAATGGAAGAGGCTGCACCTAATAGCTTAGAGGGAAAAGCCCATCTTGCTTCTATGGCTACTCCGTTGCTAACGAAAATGCCTAATAGTGGCTTAAAAACTTTGATGTATCAGAAATTAGAAGATCTAACTGGGTTAGATCAAAGTCATTTATTGACTATTAAGTCCGCTCAAAAACAACCTATGAAAAATGTTTCTACTAACACAGAATATTTTGAAGTAGCTACTTATACTAAAATAAATAAAACGGTTGAAGTAACGCCTGCTCTGGTGGCATTACGTCATTTATTAAAAAAGCCAACATTAATTACTAAGGTTAAGAATATAAGTGAGCTCAATGAGGTTGAGAGTGATTATGGTAAGTTTTTATTAAAAACTATTACTTTTTTACAAAAAGAGCCTAATTTAAATAGTTTTCAATTAATGGGTAAATTAGCAAGCTTTGATAAAGCAGGGTTATTAGTGAATTTATTAACTGATGAAAAACTACTTAATAATGAACGAGACCTTGAAAAAGAGTTTATAGACGCCATATTGGTACTAATTAAGCAACAAAATGAAACTAAAAGTGAAACCCAGTTAGATAGGTTGCTTAAAAAAGGCATTGCTTTAACAGATGAAGAAAAGAGCCAATTAACAGAATTACTTGCCATTAAAGCTAAGACAAAGTGA
- the rnt gene encoding ribonuclease T — translation MANEYMDNHFEETKQTSQKHPMAQRFRGYLPVVVDVETGGFNATTDALLEIAATTISMDDNGLLYPEHSYFYRIEPFEGANIEASALEFTGIKLDHPLRITVTEEFALTEIFRGIRKSLKANDCKRAILVGHNSSFDLGFLNAAITRTDIKRNPFHPFSSFDTATLAGLAYGQTVLAKACEASGIEFNQKEAHSARYDTEKTAELFCNIVNLWKEIGGWHNY, via the coding sequence ATGGCAAATGAGTATATGGATAACCATTTTGAGGAAACTAAACAAACTAGCCAAAAACACCCAATGGCGCAACGTTTTCGTGGCTATTTACCGGTTGTAGTTGATGTTGAAACAGGTGGTTTTAATGCCACAACAGATGCATTACTTGAAATAGCAGCAACCACTATTAGCATGGATGACAATGGTCTTCTTTATCCTGAACATAGTTATTTCTATCGTATTGAGCCTTTTGAAGGAGCCAATATTGAAGCCAGTGCTTTAGAGTTTACAGGTATAAAGCTTGATCATCCATTACGCATTACGGTTACTGAAGAATTTGCTTTAACTGAAATTTTTCGTGGAATACGCAAATCGTTAAAAGCCAATGATTGTAAACGCGCTATTTTAGTAGGCCATAACAGCAGTTTTGATTTAGGTTTTTTAAATGCTGCGATTACCCGTACCGATATAAAACGCAATCCTTTCCATCCTTTCTCAAGCTTTGACACAGCTACTTTAGCAGGCCTTGCTTATGGCCAAACAGTATTAGCGAAAGCTTGTGAAGCCTCAGGGATTGAATTTAACCAGAAAGAAGCTCACTCCGCTCGTTATGACACAGAAAAAACAGCAGAACTATTTTGTAATATAGTAAATTTATGGAAAGAAATAGGTGGTTGGCATAACTATTAA
- the rpsU gene encoding 30S ribosomal protein S21 yields MPAVKVKENEPFDVALRRFKRACEKAGVLADVRSREFYEKPTAERKRKKAAAVKRHAKKVSREQRPAKHNY; encoded by the coding sequence ATGCCTGCTGTTAAAGTCAAAGAAAATGAACCTTTCGATGTAGCATTACGTCGTTTCAAGCGCGCTTGTGAGAAAGCTGGTGTATTGGCTGATGTCCGTAGTCGTGAATTTTATGAAAAACCTACGGCTGAACGTAAGCGTAAAAAGGCAGCAGCTGTTAAGCGTCATGCGAAGAAAGTTTCGCGTGAGCAACGTCCAGCAAAACACAATTATTAA
- the rpoD gene encoding RNA polymerase sigma factor RpoD → MSENQQSRLKELISRGREQGYLTYADVNDHLPEDISDPEQVEDIIRMINDMGINVYEVAPDEDSLLLSDANTDEVAAEEAAAVLAAVESDIGRTTDPVRMYMREMGTVDLLTREGEIEIAKRIEEGIRDVMSAIVHFPGPVEHVLAEYERITTENGRLSDLLIGYIDAENGDLSEEEIPLEIKEKEVAAKDDDLEDDEDEEASDSDDSDGESGPDPEEARIRFTAVAEQFAAVQKLMKKSSRKSAKVQEQLQLLADILMPIKLVPKQYDIVIGMVRQALSEVRKRERLIMQACVRNAKMPRTDFLRHFPSNETNVNWAAKIASGKSKYAEAMAEQVENIQALQQELLDIEENLGLKIAEVKDINRRVSIGEAKTRRAKKEMVEANLRLVISIAKKYTNRGLQFLDLIQEGNIGLMKAVDKFEYRRGYKFSTYATWWIRQAITRSIADQARTIRIPVHMIETINKLNRISRQMLQEMGREPTPEELGERMDMPEDKIRKVLKIAKEPISMETPIGDDEDSHLGDFIEDATMQLPVDVATSESLKEATREVLSGLTAREAKVLRMRFGIDMNTDHTLEEVGRQFDVTRERIRQIEAKALRKLRHPTRSEHLRSFLDE, encoded by the coding sequence ATGTCTGAAAACCAGCAATCCCGTTTAAAAGAATTGATTAGTCGTGGCCGTGAACAAGGCTATTTGACTTATGCGGATGTTAATGATCATTTGCCTGAGGATATTTCAGATCCAGAGCAGGTCGAAGATATCATCCGAATGATTAATGATATGGGGATTAATGTTTATGAAGTAGCCCCTGATGAAGATTCTTTACTACTCTCTGATGCCAATACTGATGAAGTAGCTGCTGAAGAAGCGGCAGCTGTATTAGCGGCTGTTGAAAGTGATATTGGTCGTACTACAGACCCAGTGCGCATGTATATGCGTGAAATGGGAACGGTAGATCTGTTAACCCGTGAGGGTGAAATTGAAATCGCGAAACGTATTGAAGAAGGTATTCGCGATGTAATGAGTGCTATTGTGCATTTCCCTGGTCCTGTAGAACACGTTTTAGCAGAATATGAACGCATAACTACAGAAAATGGCCGTTTATCTGATCTATTGATTGGTTACATTGATGCAGAAAATGGTGACTTATCTGAAGAAGAAATCCCCTTAGAAATTAAAGAAAAAGAAGTCGCTGCAAAAGATGATGATTTAGAAGATGATGAAGATGAAGAAGCATCAGATTCAGACGATAGTGATGGTGAAAGTGGACCAGATCCAGAAGAGGCACGAATTCGTTTTACAGCTGTAGCAGAGCAGTTTGCAGCAGTACAAAAGCTAATGAAAAAAAGCTCTCGTAAATCAGCCAAAGTACAAGAGCAATTACAACTATTAGCTGATATCTTAATGCCAATTAAACTAGTGCCTAAGCAATACGATATTGTAATAGGTATGGTGCGTCAGGCACTAAGTGAAGTGCGCAAGCGTGAGCGTCTGATTATGCAAGCATGTGTGCGTAATGCCAAAATGCCACGTACCGATTTTTTACGCCACTTCCCAAGCAATGAAACCAATGTGAATTGGGCGGCTAAAATTGCCAGTGGTAAGAGTAAATATGCTGAAGCAATGGCTGAACAAGTCGAAAATATTCAAGCTTTACAACAAGAGTTATTGGATATTGAAGAAAACCTAGGTCTGAAGATTGCTGAAGTGAAAGATATTAACCGTCGTGTTTCTATTGGCGAAGCTAAAACACGTCGTGCTAAGAAAGAAATGGTTGAAGCAAACTTGCGTTTAGTTATTTCAATTGCTAAGAAATATACTAACCGTGGCCTACAATTTTTAGATCTTATTCAAGAAGGTAATATTGGCCTAATGAAGGCAGTGGATAAGTTTGAATACCGTCGTGGTTATAAGTTCTCAACTTATGCTACGTGGTGGATTCGTCAAGCTATTACTCGCTCAATTGCCGACCAAGCTAGAACCATCCGTATTCCTGTACATATGATCGAAACGATTAATAAACTCAATCGTATTTCACGTCAAATGCTACAAGAAATGGGTCGTGAGCCAACCCCTGAAGAATTAGGTGAGCGCATGGATATGCCTGAGGATAAAATCCGTAAGGTATTAAAAATTGCTAAAGAGCCTATCTCAATGGAAACGCCCATTGGTGATGATGAAGATTCGCATCTTGGCGATTTTATTGAAGATGCAACCATGCAGTTACCTGTTGATGTCGCAACTTCTGAAAGCTTGAAAGAAGCGACGCGAGAAGTACTATCAGGCTTAACTGCTCGTGAAGCAAAAGTACTGAGAATGCGCTTTGGTATTGATATGAATACTGACCATACTTTAGAAGAGGTTGGTAGACAGTTTGATGTAACACGTGAACGGATTCGACAAATTGAAGCTAAGGCTTTAAGAAAATTACGTCATCCTACACGCAGTGAGCATCTGCGTTCGTTCTTAGACGAATAA
- the prmB gene encoding 50S ribosomal protein L3 N(5)-glutamine methyltransferase, whose protein sequence is MLPKTSNLLTIKDYIRWSVTQFHQHDLFFGHGTDNAWDDARQLVLGYLSLPFDLPDTYLNCRLEQEEQAELTSLINERIEKRIPTAYLLGEAWFCGRPFYVDERVLIPRSPIAELILNQFKPYLISTPKRILDLCCGSGCIGIACAQQFTKAEVILADLSFEALEVANLNIERYHLDNRVYTVQGDCFDSLPKQRFDLIVCNPPYVDAEDMADIPPEFQHEPELGLAAGEDGLDIVKVILAEAANHLTEQGILIVEVGNSEVHVKELYPEIDFTWLEFAQGGHGVFLLTAQQCVAYQSAFEELL, encoded by the coding sequence ATGCTACCTAAAACTTCAAACTTATTAACGATAAAAGATTATATTCGTTGGTCAGTTACCCAGTTTCATCAACATGATTTATTCTTTGGTCATGGTACTGATAATGCATGGGATGATGCTCGGCAATTGGTTTTAGGGTATTTAAGTTTACCCTTTGATTTGCCAGATACTTATTTGAATTGCCGCTTAGAGCAAGAGGAACAAGCAGAGCTAACCAGTTTAATTAATGAGCGGATTGAAAAAAGAATTCCTACGGCTTATTTACTCGGTGAAGCATGGTTTTGTGGGCGACCATTTTATGTTGATGAAAGGGTGTTGATACCAAGATCACCCATTGCCGAACTAATTTTAAATCAATTTAAACCTTACCTCATATCTACACCCAAGCGTATTTTAGACTTGTGCTGTGGCTCAGGGTGCATAGGTATTGCTTGTGCGCAGCAATTTACTAAAGCTGAGGTAATCTTGGCAGACCTATCATTTGAAGCGTTAGAGGTGGCTAATTTAAATATCGAGCGTTATCACCTTGATAATAGGGTATATACCGTACAAGGTGATTGTTTCGATAGTTTACCCAAACAACGTTTTGATTTAATTGTATGTAATCCTCCCTATGTTGATGCAGAGGATATGGCAGATATTCCACCAGAATTTCAACATGAGCCAGAATTAGGCCTAGCTGCAGGGGAAGATGGCTTAGATATTGTTAAAGTTATCTTGGCAGAGGCTGCAAATCATCTTACAGAACAAGGTATCTTGATTGTAGAGGTTGGTAATAGTGAAGTACATGTTAAGGAATTATATCCTGAAATAGATTTTACATGGTTAGAGTTTGCACAAGGCGGGCATGGTGTATTTTTATTAACAGCACAGCAGTGTGTAGCTTACCAATCAGCTTTTGAAGAGTTGCTATAG
- a CDS encoding DUF4345 family protein, giving the protein MIVIKDKAAQIFLAISGIIFIVLGLMVGLPSEGYLSKLFNASINGSELHIFRTLMGIYLALGSLFIYGCFSKSHVHILLNVELVVVTGLIAGLSFSLLVDGYHHWSSVVMLLVDIVLFSFCIFFLFKSLPKNI; this is encoded by the coding sequence ATGATTGTAATAAAAGACAAAGCGGCGCAAATTTTTTTAGCTATATCAGGTATTATTTTTATAGTTTTAGGGTTGATGGTAGGGTTACCAAGCGAAGGATATTTAAGCAAATTATTTAATGCTTCCATTAATGGTAGTGAGTTACATATCTTTCGAACCCTTATGGGTATATATTTAGCGCTTGGATCATTATTTATATATGGTTGCTTTTCCAAGTCACATGTCCATATTTTATTAAATGTTGAACTAGTGGTTGTAACAGGATTAATTGCAGGGCTGTCTTTTAGTTTATTGGTAGATGGGTATCATCATTGGTCATCAGTGGTTATGTTGCTTGTAGATATTGTATTGTTTAGCTTCTGTATTTTTTTCCTTTTTAAATCATTGCCAAAAAATATATAG
- a CDS encoding DnaJ family domain-containing protein: MSIIDDWAEKHILQAIEKDELDNLSGQGKPLTIDDDSHVPPQLKAAYRILKNSGFLPAELEDRKRALELVDLLETVEEDSEEFTLKARELEKLELKMKLAGINTNFLQSKYKTKLVRALITVK; encoded by the coding sequence ATGTCTATTATTGATGATTGGGCAGAAAAGCATATTTTGCAAGCCATTGAAAAAGATGAGCTAGATAATTTATCAGGGCAAGGCAAGCCTTTAACTATTGATGATGATAGCCATGTACCACCACAACTTAAAGCGGCTTATCGAATACTAAAGAATTCAGGCTTTTTACCCGCAGAACTAGAGGATCGCAAACGGGCTTTAGAACTTGTAGATTTATTGGAAACCGTAGAAGAGGACTCAGAAGAATTTACTTTAAAAGCAAGAGAGCTAGAAAAACTGGAATTAAAAATGAAGCTGGCAGGTATTAATACAAATTTCTTACAGAGTAAATATAAAACTAAGCTTGTAAGGGCATTAATAACAGTTAAATAA
- a CDS encoding HAD family hydrolase, translating to MVIKQKKPKAIKYWVFDMDGTLTQAVHDFPAIRKALGIPPEADILAHLASLPEQEKAEKNAWLIEHEKELAENAKPALGSVELVKFLKEQDYQLAILTRNDQQLAYITLQAIGLDQFFTKDLVLGRNEAQPKPSPDGMLKLADRWQVAPDNMLIIGDFLHDLASGKNAGTHTILVNYPNNAWPELVDWYYPNCQHLLNDLQQS from the coding sequence ATGGTAATTAAACAGAAGAAACCTAAAGCGATCAAATATTGGGTATTTGATATGGATGGCACATTAACGCAAGCTGTCCATGATTTTCCTGCCATTCGTAAAGCTTTAGGTATTCCGCCAGAAGCTGATATTCTTGCTCATCTAGCATCATTACCAGAGCAAGAGAAAGCAGAAAAAAATGCTTGGTTAATAGAGCATGAAAAAGAACTGGCTGAAAATGCGAAGCCTGCTTTAGGTTCTGTAGAGTTAGTAAAATTTTTAAAAGAGCAAGACTATCAACTGGCTATTTTAACCAGAAATGACCAACAACTTGCTTATATAACTCTGCAAGCAATAGGCTTGGATCAGTTCTTTACTAAAGATCTTGTGTTAGGACGTAATGAGGCGCAACCTAAACCATCACCTGATGGTATGTTGAAATTAGCTGATAGATGGCAAGTAGCTCCTGACAATATGTTAATTATAGGTGATTTTCTGCATGATCTAGCCAGTGGTAAAAATGCAGGTACTCATACTATTTTAGTAAACTATCCTAATAATGCATGGCCTGAATTGGTTGATTGGTACTATCCAAATTGCCAACATTTATTAAACGATCTACAGCAGTCGTAA